A window from Kovacikia minuta CCNUW1 encodes these proteins:
- a CDS encoding L-threonylcarbamoyladenylate synthase yields the protein MATLYSIHPDNPQSRTIDQIKNALQGGAVMLYPTDTVYAIGCDLFSKSAVQRVRQIKQLSNDKPLTFLCSSLSSIAQYAVVHDSAYRIMRRLIPGPYTFLLPATKLVPKLVMNPRRRTTGIRVPDHPISMALLEALGNPIISTSAPLLMNGDLVNEPVAKPDSGTSRFDLFDCLEKLVDVIVDSGTEPGFHVSTILDLTEEEPIIVRRGLGWEEVSSWLVEAG from the coding sequence ATGGCAACTCTCTATTCCATCCACCCAGACAATCCCCAAAGCAGGACAATTGACCAAATCAAAAACGCGCTTCAGGGTGGAGCAGTCATGCTTTATCCAACTGATACGGTCTATGCGATCGGCTGCGATTTGTTTTCCAAAAGTGCTGTACAACGGGTGCGCCAGATTAAGCAATTGTCCAACGACAAGCCTTTGACTTTTCTGTGTTCCTCCCTATCTAGCATTGCCCAGTATGCGGTAGTACATGATTCTGCCTATCGCATCATGCGGCGGTTGATTCCAGGTCCATATACTTTTTTGTTACCAGCAACGAAGCTAGTTCCCAAATTAGTGATGAATCCCAGGCGGAGAACAACAGGAATCCGGGTGCCTGATCATCCCATTAGCATGGCATTGCTTGAGGCTTTGGGAAATCCGATTATTTCGACTTCTGCCCCCTTGCTGATGAATGGAGACCTGGTGAATGAGCCAGTTGCCAAGCCCGACTCCGGCACCAGTCGATTCGATTTATTTGACTGTTTAGAAAAATTAGTGGATGTGATTGTAGACAGCGGCACAGAACCAGGGTTTCACGTTTCGACAATTCTTGACCTTACCGAGGAGGAACCAATCATTGTGCGGCGGGGTCTAGGATGGGAGGAGGTTTCTTCGTGGCTAGTTGAGGCTGGTTGA
- a CDS encoding HetZ-related protein — protein MNIESTSFRPEAVPPADLTPEISANIHGAISSPVTDANQPQNLFQEAESFETHTSTEFLDLPTLTQLLVQELRSEIKDSTSNVETLAHRIAAEVDRICQKSGRIQTSGEVQSWQLSLARHRLQKCLNYYQLGSKRGRVDLHSTLGAMIYRYVAPNRMQLGFHARYSLIEDFLQGFYTESLKAFRRENELPENYQPRTRLELAEYMAFTEQYAKRRINLPQGQNQQLIVLRAQRFGKRQPLEVSVDIEQALESPKNEEAEAHNRSPLAQQLREHMVLDAMDSPSEAVLRDRVIAELINYLEAQGQTDCVNYLTLKLQDLSAPEIDEILGLSARQRDYLQQRFKYHVEKFTLSQNWKLVHQWLGADLDQNLGLSTHQWQIFTSQLSPDQQQLLNLKKAHASDQEIMQALKCTPKQLHKRWGQLLELARQTRNQN, from the coding sequence ATGAATATCGAATCTACCTCCTTTCGTCCTGAGGCAGTCCCTCCCGCAGACCTGACACCAGAGATTTCTGCCAACATTCATGGAGCAATCTCGTCGCCGGTCACAGATGCAAACCAGCCCCAAAACTTGTTCCAGGAAGCGGAATCATTTGAGACGCATACCTCAACCGAGTTTTTGGATCTCCCAACGTTGACCCAACTGCTTGTCCAGGAGTTGCGATCGGAGATAAAGGATTCTACCAGTAATGTTGAAACATTAGCCCACCGAATTGCGGCTGAGGTCGATCGCATCTGTCAAAAAAGTGGACGGATTCAGACCTCAGGTGAAGTCCAATCCTGGCAATTATCACTGGCACGGCACCGGCTCCAAAAGTGCCTGAACTATTATCAACTTGGCTCCAAACGGGGACGGGTAGACTTGCACAGTACGCTGGGGGCAATGATCTACCGATACGTTGCGCCGAACCGGATGCAACTTGGGTTTCATGCCCGTTACAGTTTAATTGAAGACTTTCTACAGGGGTTTTACACGGAATCCCTGAAAGCCTTTCGACGGGAGAATGAACTACCGGAGAACTACCAACCCCGCACCCGTCTGGAACTGGCGGAGTATATGGCCTTTACCGAACAGTATGCCAAGCGCCGCATCAACCTACCCCAGGGACAAAACCAGCAGTTGATTGTGCTACGGGCACAACGATTTGGGAAGCGTCAACCTTTAGAAGTTTCGGTAGATATTGAGCAGGCGCTGGAGTCCCCCAAAAATGAGGAGGCAGAGGCGCACAATCGATCGCCCCTGGCGCAACAGTTACGGGAACACATGGTACTCGATGCGATGGATTCGCCATCGGAAGCGGTGTTGCGCGATCGAGTCATTGCCGAACTGATTAACTATCTGGAAGCTCAGGGACAGACAGACTGTGTTAACTATCTGACACTGAAACTCCAAGACCTTTCTGCGCCAGAAATTGACGAAATTCTTGGACTTTCTGCCCGCCAGCGGGATTATTTACAGCAGCGCTTCAAATACCACGTTGAAAAGTTCACCCTCTCCCAGAATTGGAAGCTGGTACATCAATGGCTAGGAGCAGATTTAGACCAAAATTTAGGGCTATCTACCCATCAGTGGCAAATCTTTACCAGTCAACTTTCTCCAGACCAGCAGCAACTTCTGAACCTCAAAAAGGCGCATGCAAGCGACCAGGAGATTATGCAAGCGCTCAAATGCACACCCAAGCAATTGCATAAACGCTGGGGACAACTTTTGGAACTTGCACGCCAAACGAGGAATCAGAATTGA
- a CDS encoding YihY/virulence factor BrkB family protein: MLLAHFQAEEKTLTRRFFRFWKYLTPAIIWEILKRTGSQRLPGLAAEMAYNAILALFPAIVAILASFGLVRSSEQTLLKLADQLAQVIPVDVLTLIQNFIQEVSQTSNQGLFSISFVVSLWAASSVLSAAMSALDQIHQVPPSRMRPFWKAKLVSLGLTIGTILFLILASTVVFISDVAVQTVAVRSGGLRWSLLNGWQLLSLPLALGIVILAFAFIYRYGPSRWTSGTPILPGAILAAAFWAILSSFFRFYVSQFGQYSRIYGAIGAVIVLLLWLYLCALALLIGAQLNVTVGAAMRSEQKQRQRRVKREGVRKF, from the coding sequence GTGCTTCTTGCCCACTTTCAAGCTGAGGAGAAAACGCTGACTAGACGCTTCTTCCGGTTCTGGAAATATCTCACTCCTGCCATCATCTGGGAGATTTTGAAGCGTACTGGCAGCCAACGGTTGCCCGGTCTGGCTGCTGAAATGGCTTATAACGCCATTCTGGCTCTATTTCCAGCCATTGTTGCAATCCTGGCTTCCTTTGGTCTGGTGAGATCCTCTGAGCAAACCCTGCTGAAACTTGCCGACCAGCTGGCACAGGTGATTCCTGTTGATGTACTGACACTGATTCAAAACTTTATTCAGGAGGTCTCTCAAACCAGCAATCAGGGGCTTTTCTCGATCAGTTTTGTGGTGTCACTTTGGGCTGCTTCCAGTGTCCTGAGTGCTGCTATGAGTGCCCTTGACCAGATCCATCAAGTTCCTCCATCCAGAATGCGCCCGTTCTGGAAGGCAAAGCTTGTCTCCTTAGGGTTGACGATCGGCACCATCTTGTTTTTGATCCTGGCTTCAACGGTGGTTTTTATCAGTGATGTGGCGGTTCAAACTGTGGCGGTTCGCAGTGGTGGGTTGCGGTGGAGTTTGCTGAATGGTTGGCAGCTATTGAGCCTACCCCTGGCACTGGGGATTGTGATCCTCGCCTTCGCGTTTATCTATCGCTATGGACCTAGCCGCTGGACTTCAGGTACCCCTATTCTTCCCGGTGCAATTCTGGCAGCAGCATTTTGGGCAATTCTCTCCAGCTTTTTTCGTTTTTATGTTTCCCAGTTTGGTCAATACAGTCGGATTTATGGCGCGATCGGCGCGGTGATTGTGTTATTGCTCTGGCTCTACCTCTGCGCTCTGGCGTTGCTAATTGGCGCGCAATTAAATGTTACTGTGGGAGCCGCCATGCGATCGGAGCAAAAGCAGCGGCAGCGACGGGTAAAGCGGGAAGGGGTGAGGAAGTTTTAA
- a CDS encoding response regulator, giving the protein MNMPLTVDRSSQAMILVVDDDPDNLLLLTHQVSLLIDCSVTNATDGFSALSLAKELQPDLILLDIMLPDIDGFQVVHRLKQDPLTRSIPVVAVTAMARLQDEELALQAGYDDYLRKPYELESLETVIYRYLSASCPLSS; this is encoded by the coding sequence ATGAATATGCCGCTTACCGTCGATCGCAGCAGTCAGGCAATGATTCTAGTTGTTGATGATGATCCAGATAACCTGCTGTTGCTGACGCATCAGGTTTCGTTACTGATTGATTGTTCTGTAACAAACGCAACTGATGGTTTCTCAGCCTTATCTCTAGCAAAAGAGCTTCAACCCGATCTAATCCTGTTGGATATAATGCTACCTGATATAGATGGGTTTCAAGTGGTACACCGACTCAAACAAGACCCGTTGACGAGATCCATTCCAGTCGTAGCAGTAACGGCAATGGCGCGGTTGCAGGATGAGGAACTGGCACTTCAGGCAGGTTATGACGATTATCTGCGGAAGCCTTACGAACTTGAGAGTTTGGAAACGGTGATTTATCGTTATCTCAGTGCTTCTTGCCCACTTTCAAGCTGA
- a CDS encoding DUF2294 domain-containing protein, protein MTDSFPTRGQLERTLSQRIQALYRKQLGHRVGQVDCQIIDQKIVIVLENAVTQPEQLLANEGKAELLEEVHANLKEAIQPQLKELIEAVLGVPVVDLLSDTTLETERTGMIAVLAEHPRIRDANGSASRNPPSPNKPPSDSRAAS, encoded by the coding sequence ATGACAGATTCTTTCCCCACTCGAGGACAACTAGAACGGACCCTTTCCCAAAGAATTCAAGCCCTTTACCGCAAGCAGTTGGGACACCGGGTTGGTCAGGTTGATTGTCAAATCATTGACCAAAAGATTGTCATTGTCCTGGAAAACGCAGTAACGCAGCCAGAACAGCTTTTGGCGAATGAGGGCAAGGCAGAACTGCTAGAAGAAGTCCATGCCAACCTAAAGGAAGCGATCCAACCCCAACTGAAGGAATTGATTGAGGCTGTGCTTGGCGTCCCCGTGGTGGATCTTTTGAGTGATACGACCCTAGAAACTGAGCGCACAGGCATGATTGCGGTACTCGCAGAACACCCCCGCATTCGCGATGCAAACGGTTCTGCGTCACGCAATCCGCCCTCCCCCAACAAGCCTCCAAGTGATAGTCGAGCCGCTTCATAA
- a CDS encoding helix-turn-helix transcriptional regulator: protein MNTLTTNFKQPSLFQAVLEGFIDGILILTDQGEWVHANDCARRICHQLTTGVAQSDRVPQEIWHACKCLIDNLHLHPNESVTIEDEITTSKSASYRVRAQWLNLDTIQRPCVLVTLEDRIQSVQNAAIAEGQKYGLTPREADVWLRYRANYSYKNIGLELHITPNTVKKHMKNIYAKRQQVLESERA, encoded by the coding sequence ATGAATACTCTAACTACGAACTTCAAACAACCCTCACTGTTTCAGGCGGTACTCGAAGGGTTTATCGATGGCATCCTGATTCTGACAGATCAGGGAGAATGGGTGCACGCCAATGATTGTGCCCGTCGAATCTGCCATCAATTAACAACAGGGGTTGCCCAATCCGATCGGGTTCCGCAGGAAATCTGGCATGCCTGCAAATGCCTGATCGATAACCTTCACCTGCATCCGAATGAATCCGTTACGATCGAAGACGAAATTACAACCAGCAAATCCGCATCCTACCGGGTACGGGCGCAATGGCTCAACCTGGACACGATTCAGCGCCCATGCGTTCTGGTAACGCTTGAAGACCGGATTCAGTCTGTCCAAAATGCGGCGATCGCAGAAGGACAAAAATATGGACTAACGCCCCGCGAAGCAGATGTTTGGCTCCGCTATCGGGCTAACTACAGCTACAAAAACATCGGCTTAGAACTCCATATCACCCCCAATACGGTCAAGAAGCACATGAAGAATATCTACGCCAAACGGCAGCAAGTGCTGGAATCCGAAAGGGCATAA
- a CDS encoding urease accessory protein UreF, with protein MSNQSLLPLLQLANPTLPVGGYNYSEGIESLVETGKIYSLQTLEDWLVQELRFGAIRLEAAVMVRAHRLTQAEDLGGLRRWNWWLSAARETEELRSQSLQMGRSLLRLFLELQTNAPETRLIAPPESIAALEEECHFAIAFGMVSAHWQIELQSALLGYLHSWATNLVSAGVKLIPLGQTAGQQLIWNLQPGIEQAREEILTLQDDDLSSCSWGLALASMTHETQYSRLFRS; from the coding sequence ATGTCCAACCAGTCCCTACTCCCTCTCCTTCAGCTGGCAAATCCGACCTTACCTGTTGGTGGGTACAACTACTCCGAGGGAATTGAGTCCCTGGTGGAAACAGGCAAAATTTACAGTCTGCAAACCTTAGAGGATTGGTTGGTGCAGGAGTTGCGGTTTGGAGCAATCCGCCTGGAAGCAGCCGTAATGGTGCGTGCTCATCGGCTTACCCAAGCCGAAGATTTAGGCGGGCTGCGGCGATGGAATTGGTGGCTATCGGCGGCGCGGGAAACGGAGGAATTACGATCGCAGAGTCTGCAAATGGGGCGATCGCTGTTGCGCTTATTTCTGGAGTTGCAGACGAATGCACCAGAAACACGATTAATTGCGCCTCCAGAATCGATCGCAGCTTTGGAGGAAGAGTGCCATTTTGCGATCGCCTTTGGTATGGTTTCTGCCCATTGGCAAATCGAGTTACAGTCTGCCCTCCTGGGATATCTACATAGTTGGGCAACGAATCTGGTCAGCGCCGGAGTCAAACTCATTCCCCTGGGGCAAACAGCAGGACAGCAGTTAATTTGGAATTTACAACCTGGGATTGAGCAAGCAAGGGAAGAAATTTTGACCCTACAGGATGATGATTTGAGTAG